A window from Theobroma cacao cultivar B97-61/B2 chromosome 3, Criollo_cocoa_genome_V2, whole genome shotgun sequence encodes these proteins:
- the LOC18604153 gene encoding protein SAR DEFICIENT 1, with the protein MAAKRLPSESCSDQDEPNEKRMRPRPSLASVIGEAVMVNYLCTALEPVLRRVVNEEVERSLGQRLRSFSRSPSLRIQAPEPSTLQLIFAKGLSLPIFTGSKITDEEGNQLQVVLVDTRGDQMVPVLPPSPIKVDIVVLDGEFPAGDGNNWTSEEFDRNIVRERTGKRPLLTGELAVTVRDGVASIGEIEFTDNSSWIRSRKFRIGAKVAQGSFQGVRIREAMTEAFVVKDHRGELYKKHYPPMLDDKVWRLEKIGKDGAFHKKLSFEGVNTVQDFLKLSVVDPAKLRRILGPGMSEKMWEVTIKHAKTCVLGNKNYVFRGPNYTIFLNPICQLMKAEINGSIYPTHNLSNMNRAYIENLVRQAYANWNTLEEIEGVSHEIGLLTQGDEHMADQYPNHQQITVRSFQPNGYLTGGSIEGYMPNELRGDGSNWQVSQAYLNTSNENGFRLNILESTSDEDLTSPRSFITGG; encoded by the exons ATGGCGGCTAAACGGCTTCCTAGTGAATCTTGTTCCGACCAAGATGAGCCAAATGAGAAACGAATGAGACCTAGACCTTCTTTGGCATC TGTGATTGGGGAAGCTGTTATGGTGAATTACTTGTGTACAGCCTTGGAACCAGTCCTTCGAAGAGTG GTGAATGAAGAGGTAGAGCGCAGTCTTGGACAACGACTCCGTTCCTTCAGCAGGTCTCCATCTCTTCGAATCCAAGCACCGGAACCATCAACCCTTCAGCTGATCTTCGCTAAAGGTCTTTCCCTACCAATCTTCACCGGAAGCAAGATCACGGATGAAGAAGGCAACCAGCTTCAAGTCGTTTTGGTTGATACGAGGGGAGACCAAATGGTTCCGGTGCTTCCCCCCAGCCCAATCAAAGTAGACATCGTCGTTCTGGACGGGGAATTCCCAGCGGGAGACGGTAACAATTGGACGAGCGAAGAGTTTGACAGGAACATCGTGAGGGAGAGAACTGGGAAACGGCCTTTGCTCACCGGAGAGTTGGCAGTCACGGTGAGGGATGGGGTTGCTTCCATCGGAGAGATCGAATTCACCGACAATTCGAGCTGGATTCGAAGCCGGAAGTTCAGGATTGGTGCGAAAGTTGCACAAGGGAGTTTCCAAGGCGTCCGCATTCGAGAAGCCATGACCGAAGCTTTTGTTGTCAAAGACCATCGTGGCGAAT TGTACAAGAAACACTATCCCCCAATGTTAGACGATAAGGTTTGGCGTCTAGAGAAGATCGGAAAGGATGGAGCATTCCATAAAAAGCTATCCTTTGAGGGTGTGAACACAGTGCAAGATTTCTTGAAATTGTCAGTCGTTGATCCAGCCAAGCTTAGAAGG ATTTTAGGTCCTGGAATGTCTGAGAAAATGTGGGAGGTCACAATCAAGCACGCCAAAACTTGCGTTTTGGGtaacaaaaattatgtttttaggGGCCCCAATTATACAATCTTCTTGAATCCGATCTGTCAACTCATGAAAGCAGAGATTAATGGGAGTATATATCCTACTCACAACCTGAGTAACATGAACAGA gcatatattgaaaatttggTCAGACAAGCATATGCAAATTGGAATACATTGGAAGAGATAGAAGGAGTTTCCCATGAGATTGGCCTGCTCACACAAG GTGATGAGCATATGGCAGATCAATATCCCAATCATCAACAAATCACGGTGAGATCGTTTCAACCAAATGGGTATTTGACGGGTGGATCGATTGAGGGATATATGCCAAACGAACTGCGGGGAGATGGCAGCAATTGGCAAGTAAGTCAGGCGTACTTAAACACCTCAAACGAAAATGGCTTCCGATTAAACATCTTGGAGTCTACTTCCGATGAGGATTTGACATCTCCAAGATCATTTATCACAGGTGGTTAA